The Corynebacterium poyangense genome includes a window with the following:
- the metE gene encoding 5-methyltetrahydropteroyltriglutamate--homocysteine S-methyltransferase: MSTTTFPTASILGYPRIGEHRELKFALEKFWKSSPEDRDSYAAELHNTADALSKKRNDTLSSLGLDQEASIPEDFCYYDQILDLVCALGATPDRFAAERDILAHHSPESAEALAAQFTIARGEGDRAALGLTKWFDSNYHYLVPEIGPETQFEFLGSQRLAGVEHYPHMRPVLVGPVTFLLLSRASESAPDDFHPLSRLDDVLGAYEDYIAALSSVGVSWIQCDEPALVSDRWSIPRKDILAAVKRAYQGLAATAKPRLVVALSYGHAADAVDVLAETPVAAVHIDTVRGRWPSAEEAQRWSQSWRDRTLVIGAVSGRNIWRADLSGIFNNLEHLKENLHEDVHLAVSTSTSLQHVPYDVSLETSLDPDIRSWLAFAHQKVEEVAILARGLNEGKAAIASQLEENQAILAARRAHPGVHRADIRQRTAAINEADRHRAPYPERLAAQEKALNLPPLPTTTIGSFPQTSDIRQARAAHRRGDLSTEDYKAAMRKEIHHVIRAQEEVGLDVLVHGEAERNDMVQYFAEHFDGFLTTTHGWVQSYGSRCTRPSILWGDVSRPAPVTVEWSGYAASLTDHVLKGMLTGPVTIMAWSFVREDIPWSEVADQLGLVLRDEIKDLEEAGVGVIQVDEPAIRELLPLRSSEEGEYLRWSVGAFRLATGGARPETSIHTHLCYSDFATVVDAIDRLDADVTSIEASRSKMAVLPAIAEQGFERQLGPGVWDIHSPRVPSVAEIGGLIRRATHALDPRQVWVNPDCGLKTRGWEETTATLKNLVEATRLARQASSTNSR; this comes from the coding sequence ATGTCGACCACGACCTTCCCGACTGCAAGTATTTTAGGCTATCCCCGCATTGGTGAACACCGGGAATTGAAATTTGCCCTGGAGAAATTCTGGAAGTCTAGCCCGGAAGATCGCGACTCTTATGCCGCTGAGCTGCATAACACCGCAGATGCGTTAAGTAAAAAACGCAATGATACTCTTTCCAGTTTGGGATTGGATCAAGAAGCCAGTATTCCTGAGGACTTCTGTTACTATGACCAGATTTTGGATTTAGTGTGCGCCTTGGGAGCAACTCCCGATAGGTTCGCGGCTGAGCGAGACATCCTTGCACACCACTCCCCCGAATCTGCGGAGGCACTGGCCGCACAATTTACTATTGCCCGAGGCGAAGGCGACCGTGCAGCCCTCGGATTGACCAAGTGGTTTGACTCAAACTACCATTATCTTGTCCCGGAAATTGGTCCAGAAACTCAGTTCGAATTCCTGGGATCTCAACGCCTGGCGGGCGTCGAACACTATCCTCATATGCGCCCGGTTCTTGTTGGGCCAGTCACCTTTCTCCTGCTCTCTCGTGCTAGTGAAAGCGCACCGGATGACTTTCATCCGCTCTCACGGCTAGACGATGTCCTGGGTGCCTACGAAGACTATATTGCCGCTTTAAGCTCCGTGGGAGTGAGCTGGATTCAATGTGACGAACCTGCCTTAGTATCTGACCGCTGGAGCATCCCTCGGAAAGACATTTTAGCTGCGGTGAAGCGGGCGTATCAGGGCCTAGCTGCAACGGCTAAACCTCGCCTGGTAGTTGCCTTATCCTATGGTCACGCAGCCGATGCTGTGGATGTCCTAGCTGAAACGCCGGTAGCTGCGGTCCATATTGATACTGTTCGGGGGCGCTGGCCTTCCGCTGAGGAAGCGCAGCGCTGGTCTCAGTCGTGGCGGGACCGTACACTGGTAATTGGTGCTGTTTCTGGCCGCAATATTTGGCGAGCTGATTTATCTGGGATCTTTAACAATCTTGAGCACCTCAAGGAAAATCTTCACGAGGATGTCCATCTTGCGGTCAGTACCTCTACCTCTTTGCAGCATGTTCCCTACGATGTTTCTTTGGAAACATCTCTTGATCCAGATATTCGTTCCTGGTTAGCTTTTGCCCACCAAAAAGTTGAAGAAGTAGCGATATTAGCGCGGGGACTCAATGAAGGTAAGGCAGCTATTGCCTCACAGTTGGAAGAAAACCAGGCCATTTTGGCGGCTCGACGCGCCCACCCCGGCGTACATCGCGCCGATATTCGGCAGCGTACCGCGGCGATTAATGAAGCTGATCGACACCGTGCCCCCTATCCAGAGCGGCTAGCCGCTCAAGAAAAGGCTTTGAATCTTCCGCCTTTACCCACCACTACTATCGGCTCTTTTCCGCAGACGTCGGATATTCGTCAAGCTCGAGCTGCACACCGTCGCGGCGACTTAAGCACGGAGGACTATAAGGCAGCGATGCGGAAGGAAATTCACCACGTCATTAGAGCACAGGAAGAAGTCGGTCTCGATGTTTTAGTGCATGGAGAGGCCGAACGTAATGATATGGTGCAGTATTTTGCGGAGCATTTCGACGGTTTTCTTACCACTACCCACGGCTGGGTTCAATCCTATGGTTCTCGGTGTACCCGCCCCTCAATTTTGTGGGGCGACGTCTCCCGACCCGCACCAGTGACCGTGGAATGGTCAGGATACGCAGCCTCGCTGACAGATCATGTTCTCAAAGGGATGCTGACCGGGCCGGTCACAATCATGGCGTGGTCTTTTGTTCGCGAGGATATTCCGTGGTCAGAGGTGGCAGATCAACTTGGCTTAGTATTGCGTGATGAAATTAAGGACCTGGAAGAAGCCGGCGTAGGTGTGATCCAAGTAGATGAACCTGCTATTCGCGAACTTCTTCCTCTCCGCAGTTCCGAGGAAGGAGAATATTTACGCTGGTCAGTAGGGGCATTCCGGCTCGCTACTGGCGGTGCACGTCCGGAAACCTCCATCCATACTCACCTGTGTTACTCAGATTTTGCCACGGTGGTTGATGCTATTGACCGCCTCGATGCAGACGTCACGAGTATCGAAGCATCACGCTCCAAGATGGCCGTCTTACCGGCGATAGCCGAGCAGGGATTTGAACGCCAACTAGGTCCAGGTGTGTGGGATATCCATTCCCCGAGGGTTCCATCTGTAGCAGAAATCGGCGGGCTTATCCGTCGCGCTACCCACGCCCTGGATCCTCGACAAGTGTGGGTTAATCCGGATTGCGGCCTAAAAACCAGGGGGTGGGAAGAAACCACTGCAACGCTGAAGAACCTCGTTGAGGCTACTCGGCTAGCTCGTCAGGCCAGTTCCACCAACTCTAGGTAA
- the sufU gene encoding Fe-S cluster assembly sulfur transfer protein SufU — protein sequence MKIESMYQEVILDHYKHPQHAGLRDPYDAEVFHVNPSCGDEITLRVHLSEDGSMVEDVSYDAEGCSISQASTSVMAEEIIGLSVEEAMEKLAAFEKMITSRGEEEGDPELIGDGVAFAGVAQFPARVKCALLGWKAFQAATAQALEEKEK from the coding sequence ATGAAAATCGAGTCAATGTACCAGGAAGTGATCTTGGATCACTATAAGCATCCGCAGCACGCGGGCCTGCGCGACCCCTACGACGCCGAGGTTTTTCACGTCAACCCCTCATGTGGTGATGAAATCACCTTGAGAGTGCATCTCTCTGAAGATGGCAGCATGGTTGAAGACGTGTCCTACGATGCCGAAGGGTGTTCCATAAGCCAAGCCTCAACCTCCGTGATGGCTGAAGAGATCATTGGGCTTAGCGTTGAGGAAGCCATGGAAAAATTGGCTGCGTTTGAAAAAATGATCACCTCCCGAGGTGAGGAAGAAGGTGATCCAGAGCTAATCGGTGATGGAGTTGCCTTTGCTGGGGTGGCTCAATTTCCGGCACGAGTAAAGTGTGCTCTTTTAGGGTGGAAAGCGTTTCAGGCGGCAACTGCCCAAGCCTTAGAGGAAAAGGAGAAATAG
- a CDS encoding metal-sulfur cluster assembly factor — translation MEDNPSAPQTENPFGPVPEKPEQSAEQVAQAYDVEEYLRDVIDPELGINVVDLGLVYDIWMEGENDAVVNMTLTSPACPLTDVIEDQAHSAVVGNGAANSLTINWVWVPAWGPHMITEEGREQLRALGFSV, via the coding sequence ATGGAGGACAATCCTTCAGCACCGCAGACGGAAAATCCTTTTGGTCCGGTCCCGGAAAAACCAGAGCAATCCGCTGAACAGGTCGCTCAAGCCTATGACGTGGAAGAGTACCTGCGCGACGTCATTGACCCAGAATTGGGTATCAATGTGGTGGATTTAGGGTTGGTCTACGACATCTGGATGGAGGGGGAGAACGACGCCGTCGTTAATATGACACTGACATCCCCCGCTTGTCCGCTGACCGATGTTATTGAAGACCAAGCCCATAGTGCGGTGGTGGGTAATGGTGCGGCGAACTCCTTAACTATTAACTGGGTGTGGGTGCCAGCCTGGGGACCACATATGATCACCGAAGAAGGTCGAGAGCAATTGCGCGCCCTCGGGTTTTCGGTGTAA
- the sufD gene encoding Fe-S cluster assembly protein SufD — protein sequence MAETATTVSSGTPHNNKGDLFTSFNVEDFDVPKGRDEVWRFIPLRRLRGLHNGSFSSPVEQNFSVEVPAGAEQQVTVERIARDDARVGRTGGAVDRVGAQVWSTAPKADYLLVHRDAVIKEPIRVTIQGTGADNTSFGISVLELASGAEAVIDLRYRGSGTHADNIEIILGDNARLTLITDLDWDNDALHLNSQVAVLGRDSVLRHNVGIFGGEVVRVVPRVKFTAPGADAELTGVYFADDGQYFEQRLLVDHSVPNCRSNVLYKGALQGDPESALPDARNAWVGDVLIRANAQGTDTYEVNRNLVLTEGARADAVPNLEIETGEIAGAGHAATVGRFDDEHLFYLMARGIPENIARRLIVRGFFSEVINRIAVDDIREDFENRIAAELEGVSL from the coding sequence ATGGCTGAAACTGCCACTACCGTTTCATCAGGAACTCCCCACAACAATAAGGGAGACTTGTTTACCTCCTTTAATGTTGAGGATTTTGATGTCCCCAAGGGTCGGGATGAAGTTTGGCGCTTTATCCCGCTGCGACGACTCCGCGGCTTACACAATGGCTCATTTAGTTCACCAGTGGAACAGAACTTCAGCGTGGAAGTTCCGGCTGGGGCTGAACAGCAAGTAACGGTGGAACGCATCGCCCGCGATGATGCGCGCGTCGGACGCACCGGAGGAGCTGTGGATCGAGTTGGCGCTCAGGTCTGGAGCACCGCACCCAAAGCGGACTATCTGCTGGTTCATCGCGATGCTGTCATCAAAGAACCCATTCGGGTAACTATCCAAGGCACGGGAGCAGATAACACCTCTTTTGGAATCAGCGTATTAGAACTAGCTTCCGGGGCTGAAGCTGTGATTGATCTTCGGTATCGAGGTTCAGGAACACACGCAGACAATATTGAAATCATCCTCGGGGACAATGCCCGCCTGACCTTGATTACTGATCTCGATTGGGACAACGACGCCTTGCACCTTAATTCTCAGGTCGCTGTCCTCGGTCGGGATTCCGTCTTGCGTCACAACGTGGGGATTTTCGGCGGGGAAGTGGTACGGGTAGTACCCAGGGTTAAATTCACTGCTCCTGGGGCTGATGCAGAGCTAACCGGTGTTTACTTCGCCGATGATGGACAGTATTTTGAGCAACGTTTGTTAGTGGATCATTCGGTGCCTAATTGTCGGTCCAATGTTTTGTATAAGGGTGCCCTCCAAGGTGATCCGGAGTCTGCGTTACCCGATGCACGGAATGCCTGGGTTGGAGACGTGTTAATTCGCGCAAATGCGCAGGGTACGGACACCTATGAAGTCAACCGCAATTTAGTACTCACCGAGGGTGCTCGTGCTGATGCGGTGCCAAATCTGGAAATCGAAACCGGTGAGATCGCTGGTGCTGGACATGCCGCTACCGTCGGACGTTTCGACGATGAGCACTTGTTCTACCTCATGGCACGGGGTATTCCCGAAAATATTGCCCGACGGTTAATCGTGCGCGGCTTCTTCTCTGAGGTCATTAACCGGATTGCCGTTGATGACATTCGGGAGGACTTCGAAAACCGCATCGCCGCTGAGCTTGAAGGTGTTTCTCTTTAA
- the sufC gene encoding Fe-S cluster assembly ATPase SufC, with amino-acid sequence MSTLEIKNLHARVVPTDEASQPKEILKGVNLTISSGETHAIMGPNGSGKSTLAYTIGGHPRYEITEGEVLLDGENILDLEVDERARAGLFIAMQYPTEIPGVSMSNFLRSAATAVRGEAPKLRDWVKEVREAREKLAIDASFGERSVNEGFSGGEKKRHEVLQLDILKPKFAIMDETDSGLDVDALRIVSEGINNYQEQTGGGILMITHYKRILNYVRPDKVHVFADGRVVTTGGPELADQLEAEGYEKFL; translated from the coding sequence ATGAGCACTCTCGAGATTAAAAATCTTCATGCCCGTGTGGTTCCTACCGACGAGGCGTCTCAGCCCAAAGAAATTCTCAAAGGGGTTAACCTCACCATTAGCTCAGGTGAAACTCATGCCATTATGGGTCCTAATGGTTCCGGGAAATCCACCTTGGCGTACACCATTGGTGGACACCCTCGTTATGAAATCACCGAAGGAGAAGTGCTTCTTGACGGGGAAAATATCCTCGACCTTGAAGTAGATGAGCGGGCGCGGGCTGGGCTATTTATTGCCATGCAATATCCCACCGAGATCCCCGGGGTTTCTATGTCGAATTTCCTGCGGTCCGCGGCCACTGCGGTGCGTGGGGAAGCTCCTAAGCTGCGTGATTGGGTCAAGGAGGTGCGAGAAGCCCGCGAAAAGCTCGCCATTGATGCCTCTTTTGGTGAGCGTTCCGTCAACGAAGGCTTTTCCGGAGGCGAAAAGAAGCGCCACGAGGTACTCCAACTCGACATTCTTAAGCCCAAGTTCGCCATTATGGATGAAACCGACTCTGGTCTTGATGTCGATGCGCTGCGTATTGTCTCCGAAGGCATTAATAACTATCAGGAACAAACCGGCGGCGGAATCCTCATGATTACCCACTACAAGCGAATCCTGAACTACGTGCGTCCAGACAAAGTTCATGTTTTTGCCGATGGCCGAGTTGTCACCACCGGTGGTCCAGAGTTAGCTGATCAGCTTGAAGCTGAGGGCTACGAAAAATTCCTATGA
- a CDS encoding cysteine desulfurase, with translation MTTPTQALDLDQIRAQFPILSRTVRDNMPVAYLDSGATSQRPERVWRAEEHFVLHTNAPVHRGAYQIAEEATDAYEQARADIAAFVGARDEEISFTKNATEALNAVAFVLGDDRSGDLQVGEGDTVVVTELEHHANLVPWQELCRRTGATLRWYRATEDGRIDLDSLELDSAVKVVAFTHQSNVTGAISDVGEIVRRAREVGALTVLDACQSVPHQPVDFHSLDVDFAAFSGHKMCGPTGVGVLFGKADILKTLPPFLTGGSMIEVVRMEGSTFAPPPQRFEAGTQMNSQVVGLGEAVRFLQEIGMHNIAAHEEHITAYALEKLMAIPGINILGPTDMVQRGGAISFVVDGIHPHDLGQMLDSKGVCVRVGHHCAWPLHRCLKAQSTARASFYLYTTESEIDRLVEAIIYAQEFFGVRK, from the coding sequence GTGACTACACCCACCCAAGCCTTGGATCTAGACCAGATCCGTGCACAGTTTCCTATTCTCTCCCGCACCGTAAGAGATAATATGCCGGTTGCCTACCTGGATTCCGGGGCAACCAGTCAGCGCCCGGAGCGGGTATGGCGTGCTGAGGAACACTTTGTTCTGCACACCAACGCCCCTGTTCACCGCGGGGCTTACCAGATTGCGGAAGAGGCAACCGACGCCTATGAACAGGCTCGAGCAGATATTGCAGCTTTTGTGGGTGCGCGTGATGAGGAAATTAGTTTCACGAAGAATGCTACCGAGGCCTTAAATGCAGTAGCTTTCGTGCTGGGTGATGACCGCTCTGGTGATCTTCAGGTAGGCGAGGGCGACACAGTGGTTGTCACCGAACTAGAGCACCATGCAAATTTAGTTCCCTGGCAGGAATTGTGCCGTCGTACCGGGGCAACTCTAAGGTGGTATCGGGCTACCGAAGATGGTCGAATAGATCTGGATTCTCTGGAATTAGATAGCGCGGTCAAGGTTGTAGCTTTTACGCACCAATCCAATGTTACCGGAGCTATCAGCGATGTCGGGGAGATTGTTCGTCGGGCGCGGGAGGTCGGCGCATTAACTGTGCTCGACGCCTGCCAATCTGTTCCGCACCAGCCAGTTGATTTTCACAGCCTTGATGTGGATTTCGCCGCATTCTCCGGTCATAAGATGTGTGGCCCTACCGGGGTGGGAGTTCTGTTTGGCAAAGCTGACATCCTCAAAACGCTTCCGCCTTTTCTTACCGGTGGATCCATGATCGAGGTAGTTCGCATGGAAGGTTCGACGTTTGCTCCGCCACCTCAGCGCTTCGAAGCTGGCACTCAGATGAATAGCCAAGTTGTCGGATTGGGCGAAGCCGTGAGGTTTCTTCAGGAAATCGGTATGCACAACATCGCTGCTCATGAGGAACACATCACGGCCTATGCCCTGGAAAAGTTAATGGCGATACCAGGAATAAACATCCTTGGGCCTACTGACATGGTTCAGCGTGGCGGAGCTATTAGTTTTGTTGTGGATGGGATTCACCCGCATGATCTTGGTCAGATGTTGGATAGTAAAGGTGTGTGCGTCCGGGTTGGGCACCATTGTGCGTGGCCTTTGCATCGCTGTCTCAAAGCTCAATCTACTGCTCGAGCCTCCTTCTACCTCTACACCACAGAGTCGGAAATCGACCGTCTCGTTGAGGCGATTATCTATGCCCAAGAGTTCTTTGGGGTGAGAAAATGA
- a CDS encoding ABC-F family ATP-binding cassette domain-containing protein, translating to MIVTHDLEVRVGARTLLHAPGHHLRIQPGDRIGLVGRNGAGKTTTMRILAGETKPYGGSVTTSGDVGYLPQDSREGDITISARDRVLSARGLDKLRSSMDRQQEIMETTTDPRRRDSAIKKYSRLEEQYHQLGGYEAHAEAAQICENLGLEARILDQPLHTLSGGQRRRVELAQILFAASAGSGKSRTTLLLDEPTNHLDADSITWLRGFLEKHEGGLVVISHDVNLLKAVCNKIWFLDAVRSEADVYNMDFERYQKARATDEARRRRERINAEKKASALKQQAEKLGAKATKAKAAKQMAARAERLMNNLDEVRQADRVAHISFPEPAPCGKTPLNATGLMKMYGSLEVFAGVDLAIDRGSRVVVLGFNGAGKTTLLKLLAGVERSDGEGGIVSGHGLRIGYFAQEHDTLDSSASVWENAIQACPDAGEQDLRGVLGAFMFSGEQLAQRAGTLSGGEKTRLALACLVSSQANVLLLDEPTNNLDPVSREQVLDAIRTYRGAVVLVTHDPGAVKALQPERVIVLPDGTEDLWSDDYLELVELA from the coding sequence ATGATTGTCACCCATGATCTCGAGGTTCGAGTGGGGGCGCGGACCTTGCTCCACGCCCCCGGACATCATCTGCGTATCCAACCAGGTGATCGGATTGGGTTGGTAGGGCGTAACGGTGCCGGAAAAACGACCACCATGCGTATCTTGGCGGGAGAAACGAAGCCCTATGGTGGCTCGGTGACGACATCGGGGGATGTGGGATATCTACCGCAGGACTCTCGGGAAGGTGATATCACGATCAGCGCCCGAGATCGGGTGCTTTCAGCTCGTGGTTTAGACAAATTGCGCAGCAGTATGGATCGTCAGCAAGAAATCATGGAAACGACGACTGATCCGCGCCGCCGAGATAGCGCCATCAAGAAATACTCGCGTCTTGAGGAGCAATACCATCAGCTAGGCGGATATGAAGCCCATGCAGAAGCAGCCCAAATCTGTGAAAACTTAGGGCTTGAAGCTCGCATATTGGATCAACCTTTGCACACCTTATCCGGTGGTCAGCGCCGCCGGGTGGAACTAGCGCAAATTCTTTTTGCCGCTTCAGCTGGTTCTGGAAAATCGCGTACTACGTTATTGCTCGATGAACCCACCAACCACCTTGATGCTGATTCAATTACCTGGTTACGCGGCTTCTTGGAAAAGCACGAGGGCGGTTTGGTGGTGATTTCCCACGACGTTAACTTGCTCAAAGCGGTATGCAATAAGATTTGGTTTCTTGATGCTGTTCGAAGCGAAGCCGATGTGTACAACATGGATTTTGAGCGTTATCAAAAAGCCCGTGCTACGGACGAAGCGCGGCGCCGACGTGAGCGGATTAATGCTGAAAAGAAGGCCTCAGCTTTAAAACAACAAGCGGAAAAGTTGGGAGCGAAAGCGACCAAAGCTAAAGCTGCGAAACAAATGGCTGCTCGTGCTGAACGCTTAATGAATAATCTTGACGAGGTTCGACAAGCTGATCGCGTCGCTCATATCTCTTTCCCCGAACCCGCACCGTGCGGCAAAACTCCGCTCAACGCCACCGGTTTAATGAAGATGTATGGATCCTTGGAAGTCTTCGCTGGAGTTGATTTAGCCATTGACCGTGGATCGCGGGTGGTGGTTCTAGGTTTCAACGGTGCCGGCAAAACCACCCTCTTGAAATTATTGGCCGGGGTTGAACGTTCCGATGGGGAAGGAGGAATTGTCAGTGGGCATGGGCTAAGAATTGGATATTTCGCCCAGGAGCATGACACTCTAGATTCCTCTGCCTCAGTGTGGGAAAACGCAATTCAGGCATGTCCGGACGCTGGGGAACAAGATCTTCGCGGCGTGTTAGGCGCATTTATGTTTTCCGGGGAGCAGTTGGCACAACGGGCCGGAACACTGTCCGGGGGTGAAAAGACACGCTTAGCTTTGGCGTGTCTAGTCAGTTCCCAGGCAAATGTGCTACTGCTGGATGAGCCCACCAACAACCTTGATCCAGTGTCCCGGGAGCAGGTACTTGATGCTATCCGTACCTATCGCGGAGCCGTGGTGTTAGTTACCCATGATCCCGGTGCCGTCAAAGCCCTCCAGCCAGAACGCGTAATTGTGCTCCCCGACGGCACCGAAGATTTATGGTCAGATGATTACCTAGAGTTGGTGGAACTGGCCTGA
- a CDS encoding amino acid permease, with translation MIAIGGAIGTGLFVASGATISDAGPGGALVAYALVGIMVWLVMQSLGEMAAFLPVAGSFQEYGTRFVSPSFGFAMGWNYWFNWAITVAAELVAAALVMKYWLPDVPSIIWSALFLALLFGLNALSARAYGEGEFWFAAIKVTTVVVFLVIGVAMILGILGGHDVGAHNWTTGDAPFVHGGLGILAVFLAAGYSFQGTELVGVAAGEAENPEENIPRAIRTIFWRILLFYIGAIAVIGFLIPYTDPNLLNSSEENIAISPFTLVFHRAGIAFAAALMNTVILTSVLSAGNSGLFASTRMLFALSHQGHAPKFFGKLNSRHIPMRALIATTCIGMAGFITSLVGDGAAYEFLLTLSALAGFITWMGISWSHYCFRKALAAQHHDLNELPYRSRFFPLGAIIALLLCLAVVVGQAYEPMTTGEGLFSVLAPYAGIPCFLALWIGHKIKTRSPAVDPAHADLSRDMANLPENI, from the coding sequence ATGATCGCCATCGGCGGCGCCATTGGCACAGGTCTTTTTGTCGCCAGTGGTGCCACCATCTCCGACGCCGGCCCCGGCGGAGCATTAGTGGCCTATGCTCTCGTCGGCATCATGGTGTGGCTAGTGATGCAATCTCTCGGTGAAATGGCCGCATTCCTTCCGGTAGCCGGTTCCTTCCAAGAATATGGAACCCGTTTCGTCTCCCCGTCCTTCGGCTTTGCGATGGGGTGGAATTATTGGTTTAACTGGGCAATCACCGTGGCTGCGGAACTCGTCGCCGCTGCTTTAGTGATGAAATACTGGCTCCCTGATGTGCCGTCAATCATCTGGTCAGCGTTGTTTCTAGCTCTTCTCTTTGGACTCAACGCCTTATCTGCGCGGGCCTATGGTGAAGGCGAGTTTTGGTTCGCTGCCATTAAAGTCACCACTGTTGTAGTCTTCCTCGTCATCGGAGTCGCGATGATCCTGGGAATCTTGGGAGGGCATGACGTCGGCGCCCACAACTGGACCACCGGTGACGCCCCCTTCGTCCATGGCGGACTTGGAATCTTGGCCGTATTCTTAGCCGCCGGATACTCTTTCCAAGGAACCGAACTCGTCGGCGTTGCCGCCGGTGAAGCTGAGAACCCGGAGGAAAATATCCCTCGAGCTATTCGAACAATTTTCTGGCGAATCCTGCTCTTTTATATCGGTGCCATCGCCGTCATCGGATTCCTCATCCCCTACACTGATCCGAACCTGTTGAATTCCTCCGAAGAAAACATCGCTATTTCTCCCTTTACTCTGGTATTTCACCGCGCTGGTATTGCCTTCGCGGCGGCATTGATGAACACCGTCATTTTGACCTCAGTACTATCCGCTGGAAACTCCGGGCTTTTTGCCTCAACCCGAATGCTTTTTGCCTTATCGCATCAAGGCCATGCACCGAAATTCTTCGGAAAACTCAACTCTCGGCATATCCCCATGCGCGCTCTTATTGCGACTACCTGCATCGGGATGGCCGGATTTATCACCAGCTTAGTGGGCGACGGTGCGGCTTATGAGTTCCTGCTCACCCTTTCTGCCCTCGCTGGTTTCATCACCTGGATGGGGATTTCCTGGTCTCATTATTGCTTCCGCAAAGCATTAGCAGCTCAGCATCATGACCTCAACGAACTGCCTTACCGATCTAGATTCTTCCCACTAGGAGCTATCATCGCTTTGCTGTTGTGCTTGGCGGTAGTAGTTGGCCAAGCCTACGAGCCCATGACTACCGGCGAAGGACTCTTTAGCGTTCTTGCCCCATACGCTGGGATTCCATGTTTCCTCGCCTTGTGGATCGGACACAAAATCAAAACAAGGTCACCCGCTGTTGATCCTGCTCATGCAGATCTAAGTCGGGATATGGCAAATCTCCCAGAGAACATCTAA